Proteins from a genomic interval of Actinoalloteichus hymeniacidonis:
- a CDS encoding RNA polymerase sigma factor — MRDDEPQTDDHLLALVGNGDERALGGLYARYGPVVFVFVLARVSDRGVAEEVSADVWLGCWRSARAFRRDAKVLTWLLGIAKRQISMHTRRKRLPQQPLDDAQVNEVPSEDLGPAELIIAADQTAAVLHALDALPESLAEVVRLAWLHELPYEEITQVLGVPLGTVKSRVSRARRLLREEMRRQDA, encoded by the coding sequence GTGCGGGACGATGAGCCGCAGACCGATGATCACCTGTTGGCTCTGGTCGGCAATGGCGATGAACGCGCACTCGGCGGTCTCTATGCCCGCTACGGACCGGTCGTATTCGTCTTCGTGCTTGCTCGGGTCTCCGACCGAGGGGTCGCCGAGGAGGTGAGCGCCGACGTCTGGCTCGGGTGCTGGCGTTCGGCCCGCGCGTTTCGACGCGATGCAAAGGTACTCACCTGGTTACTCGGGATCGCGAAGCGTCAGATCTCGATGCACACCCGGCGCAAACGCCTCCCACAGCAACCCCTCGATGATGCACAGGTGAACGAGGTGCCGTCCGAGGATCTTGGTCCTGCCGAGTTGATTATCGCGGCCGACCAGACAGCCGCTGTGCTACACGCGCTCGACGCACTTCCAGAAAGCCTGGCCGAGGTGGTGCGGTTGGCGTGGTTGCACGAGCTGCCGTACGAGGAGATCACCCAGGTGCTCGGTGTGCCGCTGGGAACGGTCAAGAGCCGGGTGTCGCGGGCGCGCAGGCTGCTGCGCGAGGAAATGAGGAGGCAGGATGCCTGA
- a CDS encoding epoxide hydrolase family protein has protein sequence MSGPSHRVHPFEAHAPEADLDDLWARLDAQRLPEPETIQRIATGARRWDQGVPLVDLVDLVDYWRTDYSWRAFEQRLNRIGQFRTTIDGLGIHFLHRRSARVDAIPLILTHGWPGSIAEFVDIVDELAEPHAPDAPAFHVVVPSLPGFGYSDRPTTTGWGVENIAAAWVTLMGRLGYDEFLAHGGDWGGVITAVLAGRFPEHVLGIHTTLAQAPPGLTTDGLTPTERRWAEETHDFYLRHGAYARQQATRPQTIGYSLVDSPVGLLAWILDKFAEWSDTELSPFETISRDRVLDDVTLYWLTRTGASAARIYFESHGGVNALDPELRIDVPTAITSYPRDIEKCPRPWAGERYRRIVRWTEPETGGHFPSLEVPEYFIADLQQGLAEVLAAPR, from the coding sequence ATGTCCGGTCCCAGCCACCGCGTGCACCCGTTCGAAGCGCACGCACCCGAGGCCGACCTCGACGATCTGTGGGCGCGGCTGGACGCGCAGCGACTACCGGAGCCGGAGACGATCCAGCGCATCGCAACCGGCGCGCGCCGCTGGGACCAGGGCGTTCCGCTCGTCGACCTCGTCGACCTCGTGGACTACTGGCGCACCGACTACAGCTGGCGCGCCTTCGAGCAGCGGCTAAACCGGATCGGTCAGTTCCGCACGACCATCGACGGGCTGGGAATCCATTTCCTGCACCGCAGGTCCGCACGCGTGGACGCCATTCCACTGATCCTGACCCACGGGTGGCCCGGCAGTATCGCCGAGTTCGTCGACATCGTCGACGAACTGGCCGAGCCGCACGCCCCGGACGCACCCGCCTTCCACGTCGTGGTTCCCTCACTTCCCGGATTCGGCTACAGCGACAGGCCGACCACCACCGGATGGGGAGTCGAGAACATCGCGGCCGCGTGGGTGACCCTGATGGGCAGGCTCGGCTACGACGAGTTCCTCGCCCACGGCGGCGACTGGGGAGGGGTGATCACCGCAGTCCTCGCTGGCCGCTTCCCCGAGCACGTCCTCGGCATCCACACCACGTTGGCGCAGGCACCGCCGGGACTGACCACGGACGGACTGACGCCGACCGAACGCAGGTGGGCCGAGGAGACCCACGACTTCTATCTCCGCCATGGGGCCTACGCAAGACAACAGGCGACCCGGCCGCAGACCATCGGATACTCGCTCGTCGACTCACCGGTGGGGCTCCTTGCCTGGATCCTCGACAAGTTCGCCGAATGGTCCGACACCGAGCTCAGCCCCTTCGAGACGATCTCCAGAGATCGAGTTCTCGACGACGTCACCCTGTACTGGTTGACGCGGACCGGCGCGTCGGCGGCCCGGATCTACTTCGAGAGCCACGGCGGCGTCAATGCGCTCGATCCCGAGCTTCGGATCGACGTTCCGACGGCCATCACCAGTTATCCCCGCGACATCGAGAAGTGCCCGCGACCCTGGGCGGGGGAGCGATACCGTCGGATCGTCCGATGGACGGAGCCCGAGACCGGCGGGCACTTTCCCTCGCTCGAGGTTCCCGAGTACTTCATCGCCGATCTCCAGCAGGGGCTGGCCGAGGTGCTGGCCGCTCCTCGCTGA
- a CDS encoding CGNR zinc finger domain-containing protein, whose product MSAEYPEFRLGTELSTSFTATLTERRGDSVERIPTPARLVDWLALSGFAINSCTAAQLALARELRESIHAAATAIATDDALPESAVRVINDHSIRGRAAAVLTPEGGREWRLSSTSSVEDALGVIAADAIALITGQRDGRWALCASPSCRAAFFDTSRSRTRRWCEMNTCGNRQKKARFVANRRRQPEPARNGSSTS is encoded by the coding sequence ATGAGCGCCGAGTACCCCGAATTTCGCCTGGGCACCGAACTGTCGACCAGCTTCACCGCGACGTTGACGGAACGCCGTGGCGACTCGGTGGAGCGCATCCCCACCCCCGCGCGGCTCGTCGATTGGTTGGCGCTGAGCGGCTTCGCGATCAACTCCTGCACCGCCGCCCAACTCGCACTCGCTCGCGAACTGCGCGAGTCGATTCACGCCGCCGCGACCGCGATCGCGACCGACGACGCTCTCCCCGAGTCCGCTGTCCGAGTCATCAACGACCACAGCATTCGCGGTCGGGCCGCAGCCGTCCTCACCCCCGAGGGCGGCCGGGAGTGGCGACTGAGCTCGACGTCCAGCGTGGAGGATGCGCTGGGTGTCATCGCCGCAGACGCGATCGCCCTGATCACCGGGCAGCGCGACGGAAGATGGGCCTTGTGCGCATCGCCGAGCTGCCGGGCGGCGTTCTTCGACACCAGCCGATCTCGCACGCGCAGGTGGTGCGAGATGAACACCTGCGGGAACCGGCAGAAGAAGGCACGATTCGTCGCCAACCGTCGCAGGCAGCCCGAGCCTGCGCGAAATGGCTCGTCGACGTCATGA
- a CDS encoding SDR family NAD(P)-dependent oxidoreductase yields the protein MSVWMITGAARGFGVEIARAALAGGEQVALAARRPDRLPTDVRTHPQALPVALDVTDSDQISAAVATVVERFGTIDVLVNNAGRALIGALEEITDEETRSLFDVNVFGLINTTRAVLPVMRKAGRGKLVHIGSRSGFEGEPGVSMYSSSKFAVAGISEALVAELEPFGIQSMVVEPGVFRTDLLDTSSVQLSGRRIANYDDTPAHVTLNWVDKANHTQAGDPVKGAAFIYQVASGERLPLHLPVGRDALDRRAVVTERIAREAEPFREAAAATDHGDDA from the coding sequence ATGTCTGTCTGGATGATCACCGGCGCCGCTCGGGGCTTCGGTGTGGAGATCGCTCGCGCCGCCCTTGCCGGTGGCGAGCAGGTTGCTCTGGCTGCGCGCAGGCCGGACCGACTGCCCACCGATGTCCGCACCCACCCGCAGGCACTGCCGGTGGCATTGGACGTCACCGATTCCGATCAGATCAGCGCGGCCGTGGCAACGGTCGTCGAGCGGTTCGGCACGATCGACGTACTGGTGAACAACGCCGGTCGCGCGCTGATCGGCGCCCTCGAAGAAATCACCGACGAAGAGACCCGTTCGTTGTTCGACGTGAACGTATTCGGGCTGATCAACACCACCCGTGCCGTTCTTCCGGTGATGCGCAAGGCGGGGCGCGGCAAGCTCGTGCACATCGGCTCCCGCTCCGGATTCGAGGGCGAGCCGGGCGTGAGCATGTATTCGTCGTCCAAGTTCGCCGTCGCCGGGATCAGTGAGGCTCTCGTTGCAGAGCTGGAGCCGTTCGGTATCCAGAGCATGGTCGTCGAACCCGGGGTGTTCCGTACGGATCTCCTCGATACGTCCTCGGTGCAGTTGTCGGGGCGACGCATCGCGAACTACGACGACACCCCGGCTCACGTCACGCTGAACTGGGTGGATAAGGCCAACCACACCCAGGCCGGTGATCCGGTCAAGGGGGCCGCCTTCATCTATCAGGTCGCGAGCGGGGAGAGGCTCCCGCTGCATCTGCCCGTCGGGCGGGATGCCTTGGATCGTCGAGCCGTGGTCACCGAGCGCATTGCCCGGGAGGCGGAGCCCTTCCGCGAGGCTGCGGCCGCCACCGATCACGGCGACGACGCGTGA